One Candidatus Peregrinibacteria bacterium genomic window, GACAATCACGAAAAGTCCTGCTTCTTTTGCCCTTTGAATACGTTTTCCAAGCAGTTCAAAGCCATTAACACGATCTTCTGAATGATTGAGGAGTGTTCCAAAAGCACCTGCTTTTTTCACTTCTTCTGGAACAATCTTCCCCGTAGACGATCCATATCCGCCTTCGTCAATATGCTCAGCAAAAACAGGGATTTCTGACCCAAATTTCCCTGAAATCTGACGGAGATCGAGTGCAGAAACTGCAACCCCAAAGGTAACGCCTGTCTCTTTTTGCGCCTCCGCATGGAGTTCAGACAATCGAATAGCCGCATCACCAAGCGCTGAAGGATAGTTTTTATAATTAGTGAGAATGATCGGGAGTTTCATGTTTTGAGAGAGAAAAAAAGCGGGAAGCAAAACCAAGAGCATTGTCTCAAAGAACCATCTAAAATTCAAAACCTAAAATTCATAATTCCTTGCATTATCTCTTCCTTTCCTGCCGTTTTTCTGGTACATTTCCTCTGAAATTTCGACCAGTATCTTTATGAATGCTGCTGCTTCTGACACACCTCAAAAAAAAGGAGAAAATCTCCAAATGTCTGCCCTTCTTCGAGAATCTCCAGAACGAGAGATTGTCCAGGAAATGGAGGAGAGTTACCTCGATTATGCCATGAGCGTAATTGTTTCCAGGGCTCTTCCCGATATTCGTGATGGACTTAAACCCGTTCATCGGAGAATTTTATATGCCATGCATAAACTCGGCATTACTTCGCGTGCAAAATTTGTCAAATCGGCTCGAGTCGTGGGAGAAGTGATTGGTAAATATCATCCTCATGGAGATAGCGCTGTATATGACTCCATGGTGCGAATGGCACAAGATTTTTCGCTTCGGGCGCCACTTGTCCGAGGACAGGGAAACTTTGGATCAATTGATGGTGATCCTCCAGCGGCGATGAGGTATACAGAAGCAAAAATGGAGCAAATTTCTGACGAACTTCTTGCGGATTTGGAGAAGGAAACAGTAGATTTTCGTGATAACTATGATGGATCTTTGGAAGAGCCGACGGTACTTCCTGCAAAAATTCCGAATCTCCTTTTAAATGGTGCGATGGGAATTGCTGTCGGAATGGCCACCAACATTCCTCCTCATAACTTGGGAGAACTCATCGATGGTCTGCTCCATCTTTCTGAACATCCAGATGCAGAAGTAGGCGATCTCATGGAATATATTAAGGGACCAGATTTTCCTACATCGGGAACTATTTATGATGTGGATGTCATTCGCCAAGCATACGCCTCAGGAAGAGGAAGTATTATTATGAGGGGAAAAGCTGAGGTTGAAGAGGTTCATGGAAAATATCAGATTGTTATCACTGAAATTCCTTATCAGGTGAACAAATCTGTTCTCGTGGAAAGAATTGCTGATCTCGTGCGAGAAAAAATAATTCAGGGAGTTTCGAATCTCACAGATGAGTCAAATCGTGATGGGATTCGTATTGTTTTGGAACTTAAGAAAGATGCTTTTCCGAACAAGGTTTTGAATGTTATTTACAAGCATACGCCGCTTCAGAGTTCATTTGGATGCAATTTTATCGCTCTCGGAGAGCGCGGTTTTCAACCGAGACTTTTTGATCTCAAAAGTCTTTTGGAAGAGTTTATTCTTCATCGCAAAGAAATTATTACAAAGCGAACAAAGTATGATTTGAAAATTGCAGAAGCTCGGGCGCACATTCTCGAGGGACTCAAGAAGGCACTTGATCATATCGATGCCATTATTACCCTCATTAAGGCAAGCGCCACAAAAGAGATTGCGAAGGAGAACCTTATGAAAAAATTTAAATTTTCAGATCTTCAGAGTGATGCCATTCTCGCAATGAGACTTCAAACTCTTGCCGGACTTGAGCGGAAAAAAATCGATAATGAACTCAAGGAAAAACACGATTTTATTGCTGATTGTAAAGATATTCTTGCAAAACCGAGTCGAATACTAAAAATTATGAAAACTGAACTTTTAGAGATCAAAGAAAAATATGCAACTCCCCGAAAAACGGAAATTATTCCGCATGCTCTTGGGAAATTTAATGCTAAAGACACCATCCCTAATTCCCGCATGCTCGTTACCGTAACTCAAAATGGATCCATTAAACGAATGCCGGCAAGTTCATATAAAACACAGAGCAGAGGAGGAAAAGGACTCATGGGATCACTCGGAAATTCTGAAGATGAGATGCAGATTGTGCTCTTCACACAAAATCATAATGACCTCATGTTTTTTACAAGTAAAGGACGTGTTCTTATGCTCCCAGCGTACGAAATTCCTGAAGCATCTCGAACAGCAAAGGGACAGAACGTGATAAATTTTTTACAACTTCAAGAGAATGAATCTATTACCGCTATTTTGAATTTTACAGAATCAAAAAATTCATACCTTTTCATGTGCACAAAACATGGAACGGTAAAAAAGACGAAGGTAGAATTTTTTCAAAATGTACGAAAAAGTGGAATTATTGCCATTCATCTGAAGGACAATGACGCTCTGAATTGGGTGAACATTTGTTCTGAGGGAGACGAGGTCATGATTGTGACAAAAGAAGGGAAAGGAATTCGATTTAAAGAAGACGACGTAAGACCAATGGGAAGAACTGCATCCGGCGTAAGAGGTATTCGTCTCAAGGCAAACGATGAAGTGGTAGAAATGACACTCGTCCAATCAGGAAATGAAAAATTAGAGCTTCTTGTGGTTATGGAAAATGGACTTGGAAAAATGACTGAGGTGAGTGAATATCGCTCACAAACTCGAGGAGGAACAGGAGTGAAAACAGCAAACGTTACGGCAAAAACCGGAAAAGTTGTTGGGGCAAAAGTTCTCGATCCGGAAATTCCGAGTGATTTAATTCTCACGAGCACGTCCGGACAAGCGATGCGTATGTCGACAAGAAATATTCCTTCTCAGGGACGCGCAACTCAAGGAGTTATTCTTATGCGCCTTCCTCAAGCTGAAGTTATCTCCAGCATCGCTCTTCTCCCGGAAAAAGACGAAGAAGGAGAAAAGGGCTCCGATACACAAGAATCAGAGGACTCAGCAGAAACCTCTGACACCTAAACTTCCTTGTTTTTTCTCACCTCAGACAGATAAAAGTGTTAGAAATCTATTTCGTACACCTTTGATTCATCGACCACAACCAGAGTCTTTGGGGCTTTTGCCCACATACGCTGAATTTTCCCGACGTTTTCGGTAAATACAATCTGTCTGCTATACGTTGCCTGATTTTCTCCCTTAAAGAATACGTATACGGTTGAATTTTCTGAACTGAGCATCAGAATATTTTCCATATCTGCATCGGTGTAGATTTGCGTAACCCCAAGAAGCGCGCCTTCTGGAGCATCTTTCACTTCATATTTTTGTTCAGTACCCTTGAGGTATTTGTGAAGACTGCCATCACTCGTGAAAATATAGAGAAATCCATCAATCGAGAAAGAGACCGCACCAGAGATATTGTATTCTTCCGAAAAATAGGGGCTCGCTTTTCCATATCCTTCTGTTTTTCTCTCATATTTCCACACTTGATTATCTGCAGGAGAAAGGAGATATAAATACTTGGCGTATGTCTGAATTTCGACTGATTTTTTCCAAGTTTCATCTTCTGTTTTCACCGCTGAAACTGCATTGGAATCGGTATCGTATTCATGAAATTTTCCTTTCGTGTCGGTAAAAATAAATTTCTTTTTCGCTTCAAATGGAACTCCGTACACCATCGTGTCTGCTAATGAGAGCGGAATGACGTTTTCCACGCCCTGAAGAACAATACGAAAAAGAGAGTTCTGATCGTAGGCGTACCACTCATCGTCAAATTCAAATATTCCTTTTGCTTCCACATCACTTTTTCTTGTTTTTAAATTCGCGAGTTCTTTTGGGGTCGAAATTCTCGTAATGTTGTTGATTCTGTCTCGAATTTGTGAAGTAGTATCGAGATGCGCGAGAGCTTCTGTTCGAAAGAATTGTGAATTCAAAATCTCCTTCAGGTTTCTCTCTACCATGTTGAGATTCGCATTCGCCCGATCGGTCTGACCAAGAGCTTCCTGATCTTCGACATTTTTGAGCGTTACGCGCGTTTCAGCAAGAAGGTTTTTATATTTCTCATATTCTGCTTTGTCCGAATTTCCTGTGTTTGAAGTGAGAAAAAATATGATAATAATTACTCCAAGTATTCCGAACATAAATGACAAAAAGATCTTCTGATCGCCTTCTCTGAGACGTTGCCAAAGAGGCTGCAAAAATGAAGATGCTCTTTCAAAAATATGCATCCCTCGTTCCCCCACCCCAAACTTCTTCCCTTTTTTCTTCTCTTCCTGTTCTCCACCGTCAAGCGGGAGTGATTCTTCATGCGATCCTTCTATATGAAATACCACAAAAGCAGTATCGTCTCCAGACATGTGAAGCATTTCTTCTAGAGAAACTTCTGCCTCCGCTACGCCTTGAGAAAGGATGTCTGAAAGCTGAGATGAGGTCGCATACCTGAGGAGTCTTTGCAATGTAAACACAATTCTGTCGTCATCTTCGAGCTCCCCACTTGCGATATTAATGAAAACATCTCCTCCTGACTTTTTCGCGGCGAGCCCATCAGTAATGGTGCTGAGCTGACCTTTTCTCACGAGATATCCCTCTGCATTGCCGGCAACCGTTATGTGAAGAGCATTCTCAACAAAAAGTCCGATAAGAATTGAATGCGAACGGAGAAAGTCAGGACTTTCAAGTTCTTTTTCGGCATTTATTTGCGCATTTACAATCTTGAGTGCTTCTTCAAATCGATCGTATGGATCATCTCCTGAAAGAGTTTCGAAGTAAGCGGTTTCTAAAGTTTTCCAAATAAGCTCAGCAAACGACTTCTCTCTCGGGGGACCAGAAAAAAGCATCCACATTTCTGTTTTTAAAGCCGCTTCCCTCTTTTTTTTGACTATTTCGGTAGCGTCCGTATCTTGGACAAGGTGTTCCGCATTGAGAAACTTCTTGATCATGCTTTTAGGGAGCAAGATTTACAGGAAGAAGCGTACCAAAAAAATAACGTCTCATA contains:
- the tpiA gene encoding triose-phosphate isomerase, with the protein product MKLPIILTNYKNYPSALGDAAIRLSELHAEAQKETGVTFGVAVSALDLRQISGKFGSEIPVFAEHIDEGGYGSSTGKIVPEEVKKAGAFGTLLNHSEDRVNGFELLGKRIQRAKEAGLFVIVCAETDEEGAKIMEKFHPDLIAVEPPELIGGDISVSSARPELISESVRKIGAGKVLVGAGVKNGEDVKIALELGAVGVLLASGVTKAEDQKRVLLDLVSKIGK
- the gyrA gene encoding DNA gyrase subunit A, which codes for MSALLRESPEREIVQEMEESYLDYAMSVIVSRALPDIRDGLKPVHRRILYAMHKLGITSRAKFVKSARVVGEVIGKYHPHGDSAVYDSMVRMAQDFSLRAPLVRGQGNFGSIDGDPPAAMRYTEAKMEQISDELLADLEKETVDFRDNYDGSLEEPTVLPAKIPNLLLNGAMGIAVGMATNIPPHNLGELIDGLLHLSEHPDAEVGDLMEYIKGPDFPTSGTIYDVDVIRQAYASGRGSIIMRGKAEVEEVHGKYQIVITEIPYQVNKSVLVERIADLVREKIIQGVSNLTDESNRDGIRIVLELKKDAFPNKVLNVIYKHTPLQSSFGCNFIALGERGFQPRLFDLKSLLEEFILHRKEIITKRTKYDLKIAEARAHILEGLKKALDHIDAIITLIKASATKEIAKENLMKKFKFSDLQSDAILAMRLQTLAGLERKKIDNELKEKHDFIADCKDILAKPSRILKIMKTELLEIKEKYATPRKTEIIPHALGKFNAKDTIPNSRMLVTVTQNGSIKRMPASSYKTQSRGGKGLMGSLGNSEDEMQIVLFTQNHNDLMFFTSKGRVLMLPAYEIPEASRTAKGQNVINFLQLQENESITAILNFTESKNSYLFMCTKHGTVKKTKVEFFQNVRKSGIIAIHLKDNDALNWVNICSEGDEVMIVTKEGKGIRFKEDDVRPMGRTASGVRGIRLKANDEVVEMTLVQSGNEKLELLVVMENGLGKMTEVSEYRSQTRGGTGVKTANVTAKTGKVVGAKVLDPEIPSDLILTSTSGQAMRMSTRNIPSQGRATQGVILMRLPQAEVISSIALLPEKDEEGEKGSDTQESEDSAETSDT